A DNA window from Streptomyces parvus contains the following coding sequences:
- a CDS encoding DUF4231 domain-containing protein, giving the protein MTALPEPLRSMVFRNDDLPDLFHHTDAVAVARQREAVNTTRVQLALLVAGTVPAALPWHTDDGPAARALYGAAVLAYLGVLFTTFLASQRKAKSHWQLNRSAAEFIKSNCWRYAVHGAPFDSASEHPEALFANRLEDGLQELRKVGWADPREEMPDSGGLITESMRALRNKAYTVRKETYVRDRLIEQRRWYRRRQQASRRGALMWSGAIVALTLPALALSVLQTFGVGRSFGLTGALSAAAAACLAWNEMRRHHPLISAHSLVEQDLESMQAAMETTLTERHWPTAVFETERIVSPEHTDWLVRHRV; this is encoded by the coding sequence ATGACGGCGTTGCCCGAGCCGCTGAGATCCATGGTCTTCAGGAACGACGACCTGCCGGACCTGTTCCATCACACGGACGCGGTCGCCGTGGCCCGCCAGCGCGAGGCCGTGAACACCACACGGGTGCAGCTGGCGCTGCTCGTGGCCGGCACGGTACCCGCGGCGCTGCCCTGGCACACCGACGACGGGCCCGCGGCCCGGGCGCTGTACGGCGCGGCGGTGCTGGCCTATCTGGGCGTGCTCTTCACGACCTTCCTCGCCTCCCAGCGCAAAGCAAAGTCGCATTGGCAACTCAACCGATCCGCAGCGGAGTTCATCAAATCGAACTGCTGGCGCTACGCGGTGCACGGCGCCCCGTTCGACAGCGCGTCCGAGCATCCGGAGGCGCTGTTCGCCAATCGGCTGGAGGACGGACTCCAGGAGCTGCGGAAGGTGGGCTGGGCCGATCCGCGCGAGGAAATGCCGGATTCCGGCGGACTCATCACGGAGTCCATGCGCGCGTTGCGGAACAAGGCGTACACGGTCCGCAAGGAGACGTATGTACGGGACCGGCTCATCGAACAGCGCCGTTGGTACCGCCGACGTCAGCAGGCCTCCCGGCGCGGGGCGCTCATGTGGTCGGGCGCCATTGTCGCGCTGACGCTCCCTGCGCTGGCGCTGAGCGTACTGCAGACCTTCGGGGTGGGCCGGTCGTTCGGTCTAACGGGGGCCCTGTCCGCGGCGGCGGCGGCCTGTCTCGCCTGGAACGAGATGCGCCGGCACCATCCGCTGATCTCGGCGCACTCGCTGGTGGAACAGGACCTGGAGTCGATGCAGGCCGCCATGGAGACCACCCTCACCGAACGGCACTGGCCGACGGCGGTGTTCGAGACCGAGCGGATCGTCTCGCCCGAGCACACCGACTGGCTGGTCAGACACCGGGTGTGA
- a CDS encoding S1 family peptidase — protein sequence MRIKRTNNRSNAARRVRTTAVLAGLAAVAAMAIPTANAETPRTFSANQLTAASDAVLGADIAGTAWNIDPQTKRLVVTVDSTVTQAEINTIKKSAGANADALRIERTPGTFTKLISGGDAIYSGTGRCSLGFNVRSGSTYYFLTAGHCTDGATTWYANSARTTVLGTTSGSSFPNNDYGIVRYTNTTIPKDGTVGGQDITSAANATVGMAVTRRGSTTGTHSGSVTGLNATVNYGGGDVVYGMIRTNVCAEPGDSGGPLYSGTRAIGLTSGGSGNCSSGGTTFFQPVVEALNAYGVSVY from the coding sequence GTGAGGATCAAGCGCACCAACAACCGCTCCAACGCCGCGAGACGCGTCCGTACCACGGCCGTCCTCGCGGGGCTCGCCGCCGTCGCGGCGATGGCCATCCCCACCGCCAACGCGGAAACCCCCCGGACGTTCAGCGCCAACCAGCTGACCGCGGCGAGCGACGCCGTGCTCGGCGCCGACATCGCGGGCACCGCCTGGAACATCGACCCGCAGACCAAACGCCTCGTCGTCACCGTGGACAGCACGGTCACCCAGGCGGAGATCAACACGATCAAGAAGTCGGCGGGCGCCAACGCCGACGCGCTGCGCATCGAACGCACCCCCGGCACGTTCACCAAGCTGATCTCCGGCGGCGACGCGATCTACTCGGGCACCGGCCGCTGCTCGCTGGGCTTCAACGTCCGCAGCGGCAGCACCTATTACTTCCTGACCGCCGGTCACTGCACCGACGGTGCGACCACCTGGTACGCCAACTCCGCCCGCACCACCGTGCTCGGGACGACCTCCGGGTCCAGCTTCCCGAACAACGACTACGGCATCGTGCGCTACACGAACACCACGATCCCGAAGGACGGCACGGTCGGCGGCCAGGACATCACCAGCGCCGCCAACGCCACCGTCGGCATGGCCGTCACCCGCCGGGGCTCCACCACCGGCACCCACAGCGGTTCGGTCACCGGACTCAACGCCACGGTCAACTACGGCGGCGGCGACGTCGTCTACGGCATGATCCGCACCAACGTGTGCGCCGAGCCCGGCGACTCCGGCGGCCCGCTCTACTCCGGCACCCGGGCGATCGGTCTCACCTCCGGCGGCAGCGGCAACTGCTCCTCCGGCGGCACGACCTTCTTCCAGCCGGTCGTGGAAGCCCTGAACGCGTACGGCGTCAGCGTGTACTGA
- a CDS encoding DUF1684 domain-containing protein, giving the protein MSTDAQQQEQGGGGPDAARDWQRWHEGRVLAVAAPYGPLSLTGTHWLSDYPEGRIPAVPGLWREDGDEVVLTAAAEDGVVVDGKPLTGEVRLGADRGPVDDSRVAQGERRLVVLRREGLWAVRDFDPGSPARHAFSTIEATPYDPRWTLSGTFRPYADRTVRVANADGVERGLGLGGEIAFTVEGQEHTLQVAVEPDGSLWAVFADVTSGNSSYRFRFLRPGAPAADSSVSVDFNRALLPPCAFADHFICPFPPPGNTLTVAVPAGERNRIDA; this is encoded by the coding sequence ATGAGCACGGACGCACAGCAGCAGGAACAGGGCGGCGGCGGGCCGGACGCCGCGCGGGACTGGCAGCGGTGGCACGAAGGGCGCGTCCTCGCCGTCGCCGCCCCGTACGGCCCCCTCTCCCTGACCGGGACCCACTGGCTCTCCGACTACCCGGAAGGGCGAATTCCGGCCGTCCCCGGTCTCTGGCGCGAGGACGGCGACGAAGTGGTCCTCACAGCCGCCGCCGAGGACGGCGTCGTCGTCGACGGCAAGCCCCTGACCGGCGAGGTCCGGCTCGGCGCGGACCGCGGACCCGTCGACGACTCCCGGGTCGCGCAGGGGGAGCGGCGGCTGGTGGTCCTCCGTCGCGAAGGGCTGTGGGCGGTACGGGACTTCGACCCGGGATCACCGGCCCGGCACGCCTTCTCGACCATCGAGGCCACCCCGTACGACCCCCGCTGGACGCTGTCCGGGACCTTCCGCCCGTACGCCGACCGGACCGTACGGGTGGCCAACGCGGACGGGGTCGAGCGCGGTCTCGGGCTCGGCGGGGAGATCGCCTTCACGGTGGAAGGACAGGAGCACACGCTCCAGGTCGCGGTCGAGCCCGACGGCTCGCTGTGGGCCGTCTTCGCCGATGTGACCAGCGGGAACAGTAGCTACCGCTTCCGTTTCCTGCGGCCCGGGGCGCCTGCCGCCGACTCCAGCGTGAGCGTCGACTTCAACCGCGCGCTGCTGCCGCCGTGCGCGTTCGCCGATCACTTCATCTGCCCCTTCCCGCCCCCCGGCAACACGCTCACCGTGGCGGTCCCGGCGGGGGAGCGGAACCGGATCGACGCCTGA
- a CDS encoding NtaA/DmoA family FMN-dependent monooxygenase (This protein belongs to a clade of FMN-dependent monooxygenases, within a broader family of flavin-dependent oxidoreductases, the luciferase-like monooxygenase (LMM) family, some of whose members use coenzyme F420 rather than FMN.), giving the protein MHLAAHFPGVNNTTVWADPRSRSQIDFSSFEQLARTAERGKFDFFFLAEGLRLREHNGRIHDLDVVGRPESLTVLNALAAVTDRLGLAATVNATFNEPYELARRIATLDHLSAGRAAWNVVTSSDAFTGENFRRGGYLDRTDRYTRAAEFVATARELWDSWTPEGVSRPFAHEGPQFTVSGEFTVPRSPQGHPVVIQAGDSGEGREFAASTADIIFTRHGTLEAGRDFYADVKGRLAAYGREADSLKIMPGVTVVVGDSDAEAQEKAAEIRRQQVSPQNAILAAEQIWGTDLSAYDPDGPLPGIDPVPDSEITQGRVRHGDPFAIVARWRALAEAKGLSLRGTVIETTTRQSFIGSPRTVAAELTAFVDERAADGFILVPHLTPGGLDDVVDRVVPLLQESGAFRSEYTGSTLRSHLGLPEPVWKG; this is encoded by the coding sequence ATGCATCTCGCCGCCCACTTCCCGGGCGTCAACAACACCACGGTGTGGGCCGATCCGCGCTCCCGCAGCCAGATCGACTTCTCCTCCTTCGAGCAGCTGGCGAGAACGGCGGAGCGCGGGAAGTTCGACTTCTTCTTCCTCGCCGAGGGGCTGCGGCTGCGCGAGCACAACGGCCGCATCCACGACCTCGACGTGGTCGGCCGGCCCGAATCGCTGACCGTGCTGAACGCCCTGGCCGCCGTCACCGACCGGCTCGGCCTCGCCGCGACCGTGAACGCCACCTTCAACGAGCCGTACGAGCTGGCCCGCCGGATCGCCACCCTCGACCACCTCAGCGCTGGCCGTGCCGCCTGGAACGTGGTGACCTCGTCCGACGCCTTCACCGGGGAGAACTTCCGCCGGGGCGGCTATCTGGACCGGACCGACCGGTACACCCGGGCCGCCGAGTTCGTCGCCACCGCCCGCGAACTGTGGGACTCCTGGACGCCCGAGGGCGTCTCGCGGCCGTTCGCCCACGAGGGGCCGCAGTTCACGGTCTCCGGGGAGTTCACCGTCCCGCGCTCGCCGCAGGGCCACCCGGTCGTGATCCAGGCCGGGGACTCCGGCGAGGGCCGGGAGTTCGCCGCGTCCACCGCCGACATCATCTTCACCCGGCACGGCACCCTGGAGGCGGGCCGGGACTTCTACGCCGACGTCAAGGGCCGGCTCGCGGCGTACGGCAGGGAGGCCGACAGCCTCAAGATCATGCCCGGGGTCACCGTGGTCGTCGGCGACAGCGACGCCGAGGCCCAGGAGAAGGCCGCCGAGATCCGCCGCCAGCAGGTCTCCCCGCAGAACGCCATTCTCGCCGCCGAGCAGATCTGGGGCACCGACCTCTCCGCCTACGACCCCGACGGGCCGCTGCCCGGCATCGACCCGGTCCCCGACTCCGAGATCACCCAGGGCCGGGTCCGGCACGGCGACCCCTTCGCGATCGTCGCCCGCTGGCGCGCGCTCGCCGAGGCCAAGGGGCTCTCCCTGCGGGGGACCGTCATCGAGACGACCACTCGGCAGTCGTTCATCGGTTCACCCCGCACCGTCGCGGCGGAGCTGACGGCCTTCGTCGACGAACGGGCCGCCGACGGCTTCATCCTCGTCCCCCATCTCACCCCCGGCGGCCTGGACGACGTCGTCGACCGGGTCGTCCCGCTCCTCCAGGAGAGCGGTGCGTTCCGCTCCGAATACACCGGCTCCACGCTGCGGTCGCACCTCGGCCTCCCCGAGCCGGTATGGAAAGGTTGA
- a CDS encoding LLM class flavin-dependent oxidoreductase, whose product MSARTSLHLAAEIGGPPHYDAGHYLRLAGLAEDGALDYVTLGDSFARPGLDALAVLARVAPATDRVGLVPTVTTTHTEPFHVSSAVATLDWVSRGRAGWQADVSTTEAEARLFGRRPAAPPAALWQEAGEVADVSGRLWDSWEDDAEIRDAATGRFIDRDKLHYVDFEGSTFTVKGPAIVPRPPQGRPVIVIDATTAPAREAAARHADVAHIRATTPEQAAAVREEVLRKAAAHGRDAGSLRVLVALTVDLGDVETAPEPGLESGPQLAGGGTYFRGGPVDLADLIAQWHRSGAADGFHLTPITPERDLERIVNGTVALLQHRSLFRTFHPGGTLREHLGLVRPVGRYAAKEA is encoded by the coding sequence ATGTCCGCCCGTACATCCCTCCATCTGGCCGCCGAGATCGGCGGCCCGCCGCACTACGACGCCGGCCACTACCTCCGGCTGGCGGGGCTCGCCGAGGACGGCGCCCTCGACTACGTCACCCTCGGCGACTCCTTCGCCCGCCCCGGGCTCGACGCGCTCGCCGTCCTCGCCCGCGTCGCCCCCGCCACCGACCGCGTCGGCCTCGTCCCGACCGTCACCACCACCCACACCGAGCCCTTCCACGTCTCCTCGGCCGTCGCCACCCTGGACTGGGTGAGCCGGGGCCGCGCCGGCTGGCAGGCCGACGTCTCCACCACCGAGGCGGAGGCCCGGCTCTTCGGCAGACGTCCCGCCGCGCCCCCCGCCGCGCTCTGGCAGGAGGCCGGGGAGGTCGCCGACGTCTCCGGACGGCTCTGGGACAGCTGGGAGGACGACGCCGAGATCCGGGACGCCGCCACCGGCCGCTTCATCGACCGGGACAAGCTGCACTACGTCGACTTCGAGGGCTCCACCTTCACGGTGAAGGGCCCCGCGATCGTGCCGCGACCACCGCAGGGGCGCCCGGTCATCGTCATCGACGCCACCACCGCCCCGGCCCGCGAGGCGGCCGCCCGGCACGCCGACGTCGCCCACATCCGGGCCACCACCCCCGAGCAGGCGGCCGCCGTCCGTGAGGAGGTGCTCCGCAAGGCCGCCGCCCACGGGCGCGATGCCGGGTCCCTGCGCGTCCTGGTCGCGCTCACCGTCGACCTCGGCGATGTGGAGACCGCCCCGGAGCCCGGTCTGGAGAGCGGACCGCAGCTCGCCGGAGGCGGCACCTACTTCCGGGGCGGTCCGGTCGATCTCGCCGACCTCATCGCCCAGTGGCACCGATCGGGCGCGGCCGACGGCTTCCACCTCACGCCCATCACCCCCGAACGCGACCTCGAAAGGATCGTCAACGGCACCGTGGCCCTCCTCCAGCACCGCAGCCTCTTCCGCACCTTCCACCCCGGCGGCACTCTGCGCGAACACCTCGGGCTCGTACGCCCCGTCGGCCGGTACGCCGCGAAGGAGGCCTGA
- a CDS encoding ABC transporter substrate-binding protein — protein sequence MSVRRSVILALATLTATGLLTACGASDPATDLAAPKNHQDAGVNIGPDQDRIRGKKVAAAADLVPEAIRKRGTLRIGASAEASPPLGFYATDDQTRIGSEIDIATLVADTLGLKPQFEEVSWENLFVGLDSTKFDAVLSNVTVTEERKEKYDFATYRLDNIAFEAKKGSGWTVKEPADVAGKTISVSSGTNQEKILVEWSEENVKAGRKPVDIKYFQKDTDYYLALQSGRIDAHLGPSPTAAYHVATAGQSEIIGQLSGAGGDLQGKIAATTKKDSGLVKAYAAAIDHIVQDGSYGKVLERWGLSGEAVEKSEINPPGLPKTRS from the coding sequence GTGTCCGTCCGCCGCAGCGTCATCCTCGCTCTCGCCACCCTCACTGCCACCGGTCTGCTCACCGCCTGCGGCGCCTCCGACCCCGCAACCGATCTGGCGGCCCCGAAGAACCACCAGGACGCCGGGGTCAACATCGGGCCCGACCAGGACCGGATCAGAGGCAAGAAGGTGGCGGCCGCCGCCGATCTCGTCCCCGAGGCGATCCGCAAGCGCGGCACGCTGCGGATCGGGGCCAGCGCCGAGGCCTCGCCGCCGCTCGGCTTCTACGCCACCGACGACCAGACCCGGATCGGGTCCGAGATCGACATCGCCACCCTCGTCGCCGACACCCTCGGTCTGAAACCGCAGTTCGAGGAGGTCTCCTGGGAGAACCTCTTCGTCGGCCTGGACAGCACCAAGTTCGACGCCGTCCTGTCCAACGTCACCGTGACCGAGGAACGCAAGGAGAAGTACGACTTCGCCACCTACCGGCTCGACAACATCGCCTTCGAGGCCAAGAAGGGCTCCGGCTGGACGGTGAAGGAGCCCGCCGACGTCGCCGGGAAGACGATCTCGGTCTCCTCCGGCACCAACCAGGAGAAGATCCTCGTCGAGTGGAGCGAGGAGAACGTCAAGGCCGGGCGCAAGCCGGTGGACATCAAGTACTTCCAGAAGGACACCGACTACTACCTGGCCCTCCAGTCCGGCCGTATCGACGCCCACCTCGGCCCGAGCCCCACCGCCGCCTACCACGTCGCCACGGCCGGCCAGTCCGAGATCATCGGCCAGCTCTCCGGCGCGGGTGGCGACCTCCAGGGCAAGATCGCCGCCACCACCAAGAAGGACAGCGGTCTGGTGAAGGCGTACGCCGCCGCGATCGACCACATCGTGCAGGACGGCTCCTACGGCAAGGTCCTCGAGCGCTGGGGGCTGAGCGGCGAGGCCGTGGAGAAGTCGGAGATCAACCCGCCCGGCCTGCCCAAGACCAGGAGCTGA
- a CDS encoding amino acid ABC transporter ATP-binding protein — translation MVEIRSVHKKFGSLEVLRGIDLSVRPGGVTVVLGPSGSGKSTLLRTINHLEKVDQGWISVDGTLVGYRRDGNKLHELREREVLRQRTKIGFVFQNFNLFPHLTVLENIIEAPISALGRPRKAAVAAAEKLLERVGLADKATSYPAQLSGGQQQRVAIARALALEPRLLLFDEPTSALDPELVGEVLDVMKDLAHGGTTMIVVTHEIGFAREVADTVVFMDEGRIVEQGPPADVLDHPAQERTRAFLSKVF, via the coding sequence ATGGTCGAGATCCGCTCCGTGCACAAGAAGTTCGGCTCCCTGGAGGTGCTCCGCGGGATCGACCTGTCGGTCCGCCCCGGCGGGGTCACCGTCGTCCTCGGCCCTTCCGGCTCCGGCAAGTCCACCCTGCTGCGCACCATCAACCACCTGGAGAAGGTCGACCAGGGCTGGATCAGCGTGGACGGCACCCTGGTCGGCTACCGCAGGGACGGCAACAAGCTCCACGAACTGCGCGAACGCGAGGTGCTGCGCCAGCGCACCAAGATCGGCTTCGTCTTCCAGAACTTCAATCTCTTCCCGCACCTCACCGTCCTGGAGAACATCATCGAGGCGCCGATCTCGGCGCTGGGCCGCCCCCGCAAGGCGGCCGTGGCGGCGGCGGAGAAGCTGCTCGAACGCGTCGGCCTCGCCGACAAGGCGACGTCCTACCCCGCACAGCTCTCCGGCGGTCAGCAGCAGCGCGTCGCCATCGCCCGCGCCCTGGCCCTGGAACCCCGGCTGCTGCTCTTCGACGAGCCGACCTCCGCGCTCGACCCCGAACTCGTCGGCGAGGTCCTCGACGTCATGAAGGACCTGGCCCACGGCGGCACCACCATGATCGTCGTCACCCATGAGATCGGCTTCGCCCGCGAGGTCGCCGACACCGTCGTGTTCATGGACGAGGGCCGCATCGTCGAACAGGGCCCGCCCGCCGACGTACTCGACCACCCCGCCCAGGAGCGCACCCGCGCGTTCCTCTCCAAGGTCTTCTGA